Below is a window of Nocardioides sp. S-1144 DNA.
CGCGACCACTGCTCGCTGCGCCACGACGCGTAGGAGGTGTCGCCGCCGTCGGCGAAGGGCGAGTTGGTGCTCACCGCCAGCACGACCGGCAGCCACGGGGCGATCCGGTCGATGACGGCCACGCCCTCCTCGTCGGAGTCGACGTCGACGTGCACGTGCATGCCGCAGGTCCCGGCGGAGCGGGCGACGTCGCCGTAGCGCGCGACCATGTCGCGGTACCGGTCGTCGTCGCTGACGACGTCGACCTCGGAGGCGAGCACCGCCACCGCGGAGGCGACCACCGCCAGGCCGGCGCCCTCGGCCGCCCGCCCGGCGCCGGAGCGGGCCGCCCGCAGGTCGCGCCCGACGTCGTCGAGGTCGGTGGACGGGTCGCTGTGGATCTCGACCTGGTGCCGGAAGAGCTCGCGCTCGACGTCGTCGTCGGCCAGCCGCAGCACCTGGGGCGCGCGGGGCACCGCCCGCCGCGACGCCGGGTCGACGACCCAGAGCTCCTCCTCGACCCCGACCTTGCGCACCCCGCGCGTCACCCGGCCACGCGTGCCGTCGTCTGGGCCGTCGTCTGGGTAGTCGTCCGGACTGGCGTCTCGGTTGGCATCTGCGCACCTCCTGGTGAGCCAGTCAAGGCCCGGCCCGGACGCTCGCGCCACCTCCCGCGGGATGGACGGCCCCGACCCCCGCGGGACGGTGGCGAGTTGCGGGGGCGCGAGGACAGGGCGCACACTGCGGTGCCCGGCTGGCCCGGGCACCACAACCGAACACACCTCCGCGGTGCTCAAAGCCGGTCCGAACCCGGCGCTGACCCGCAACCGTAGATCGCGGCGCCCCGGCGCCGCGGTGAGCCGGACTGGCCCGTGGAGCAGCAGCACACAACACACCGTCGTGGACTACGGGTGGGGTCAGCGCCCACCCGGCGCCTCCCCGCCCAACGGGGAGATGCACAGCAATGCCGATCGGGACGCACCGCCGCATCGCGGCCGGCGCCGCAGCGCTCGCGCTCGTGGCCACCACCCTCGCGCTCCTGCCCGGGGCTGGGCCGGCAGCCGCCGCGGCGGCGTCCTACGCGGGGGCGTGCACGGGCGCCGACGCGCGCAGCGGGGTGACCGTCGTCGTCGACTTCCAGCAGCTCGACGGTAACGGCGGCACGGCGGCGCCGACACTGGTGCGCTGCTCCCCCGCGACGGTGGCCACCGACGGCACGGTCGCCCCGCGCACCGGCCACCAGGCCCTCGTCGACGCCGACCTGGCACCCACGGGCGTGGCGCGGTGGGGCGATGCGTTCGTGTGCCGGATCGACGGCCGCCCTGCCCCGGCCGAGACGCTGTCCCTGGCCTCGAACCCGCGCTACCGCGAACGCTGCACCGACACGCCGCCGGCGGCGGCCTACTGGTCCTACTGGTACGCCGACGGCAGCGGCCAGGACTGGCACTACTCCGAGCACGGCGTCCTGAACCGCGAGGTCGTGCCCGGCGGCTTCGAGGGCTGGTCGTTCGCGATCGACGCGACCGCCGGGACCAACCCGCCCCCGCGGCACCCGCCCGTCGCCGTGCCCGCCGACCCGGACGCGCCGCAGGTCGCGGTCACCGCCGACCGGCCCGACCCCACGCTGGCGCTCGGGCAGAGCACCACCCTGCGGTGGACGTCGCGCAACGCCGTCCGGCTGACCGCGAGCGGCGCGTGGACCGGCGACCTCGCCCGGCCCGGCGGCACCCGCACCGTCCGGCCCACCAGCGCCGGTACCCACCGCTACCAGGTCACCGCGCGCGCGGACGACGGCAGCGAGGTGAGCGACGTGCTCACCCTCGAGGTGGTCGCCGCCGACCCGGGACCCGGTCCCGACCCCGCCCCGGACCCGCAGCCCGGCCCGGTCGAGCTGCCGGTCGACCTCCCGGTCGACCCGGCCGCGCGGCAGGTGAGCGGCTGGCTCGTCGGCGAGCTCGTCGACGGCACGATGCCGGCACCCATCCCGACGCCGGCCGAGCCGACCGACTGGGGCCTGACCGTCGACACCCTCTGGGCGCTGTACGCCGCGGGCACCGGCCGGGCCGCGACGCGCGGGATCGTCGACGCGCTCGACCGCGACGCCGGCGACTACCTCGGGGTCCCGCTCTTCGGGGACGCCGGCGCGCGCCGGGCCGGGCAGACCGCCAAGGTGCTCCTGGCCGCCGTCGTGGCCGGCCGCGACCCCCGCTCCTTCGGCCGGGTGATGCGGGCCGACGGCTCGCTCGCCGGCGGCCGCTACGACCTGCGGCGCGAGACGCTGTCGCTGGTCGCCCGCCGGGGACCGCAGGTCGGCCGGGTGCGCGACCGCGGGGTCGGCATCGACAACACCAACACCTTCAGCCAGTCCCTCGCGGTCATCGCCCTGGCCCGCTCCGGCGGCGTCCCGGCCGTCGCCGTGGACTACCTGCTCCGGCAGCAGTGTGGCGCCGGGTACTTCCGGATGTTCGACCGTGACGACCGCACCTGCGACCAGGACGCCGACGCGGCCGACGGCGACGGCACCGCCCTGGGCCTCCAGGCCCTGATGGCCGCCCGCGCGCACGGCGTCACCGGGCTCGACGACGAGATCGAGCGCGGCGTCGCGTGGCTGCTGCGCGTCCAGCGGCGCGACGGCTCCTTCGGCGGCGGCACCGGCACCGAGGGCTCCAACGCCAACAGCACCGGCCTGGTCGCGCAGACCCTCGCCGCCGCCGGACGCCGGCCGGCGTTCCGGCGGGCCCAGGCGTTCGTGCGGTCGCTGAGCGTCGTCCCCGCCCCCCGCACCGGGCCGCTGGCCACCGAGCGCGGGGCCATCGCCTACGACGCGGGCTCCCTCGCGACGGCGCGCGCCTCGGGCATCACCGGCCGCGACCAGTGGCGCCGCGCCACGACCCAGGCCATCTTCGCCCTCGCCCCGGTCTCGTTCGTCGACCTCGGCGAACGGACGCCGCGCGGCGAGCCCGAGGTGCCCGAGCGTCCCGACGAGCCCTCTCCCGCGACCCCGCCCACCACCGGGACGCCGGGGCCCGGCTCCCCCGCGCCGCCGCCCGGCACCGGTGCCGGCGACGTGACGGGCGGTGGGCCGGCCCTCACCGTCCCCGGGTCCCCGTCCGTCGCCCCGGCGCCCGGCTCGCCGAGCGGCCGGCTGGGTGCGCACCTGGCGGCCAGCCTGGTCGACTGCGACCACGTCGAGGTCACCGTCGGGGCGACCGCCTACGTCGACTACGACCTGACCGCCGAGGTCGTCCTCGCCCTGCGCCAGACCGGCGAGCAGCCCGCCGCCGCGCGTCGCGCCACCCGTTTCCTGCTCGACCGGCGCTCGGTCGCGGCCTACGTCGGGGCCGCCCCCTACGAGCGCGGCGCCACCTACGTCGAGCCGCTGGCCAAGCTGGTCCTGGTCGCGCTCGCCTCCGACCGCCCCGCGGACGCCGCCCGGGCCGCCGCCCTGGCCGAGCGGCTCGCCGGCCGGGCCGACCCGGCCGGGTTCGCCGCCGGGGGCGCCGACGACGACGTCGCGGGCACCACCCGGTCGGCGTGGGCGGTCCTCGCCCTCACCGCCGCGGGTCGGCCCGAGGCCGCCGCCGGAGCCGTCGGCACCCTGGTCGGCGCCCCGTGCGACGACGGCCTGTTCCCCGGCACCGTCGCCGACGGAGGGTGCGCGACCGGTGACCCCGTCGCCACCGCGCTCGTCGTCCAGGCCCTCGACGCGACCCTCCGCCCACCGGACAGCGGCCCGGCCGACGCGCCGGCCGACCGGGCGCCGTCCACCTGGCCGGGCGAGCGCACCGCGGCCCTGACCGGCGCCGGCGCGGCGCTGCGCTCGGCGGTCACGGTCGACGGCGGGCTCACCCTCGACGACGACCGGGTCTCCGCCCTCGCCGCGGTGGCCACCGCGCTGCAGGCGGTCGGCCTCGACAGCACCCGGACCCGCGACGTGCTGGTCGGTTCCCAGCGCCGCGACGGCGGGCTGCCCGCCACCCTCGGGGCGGCACCCACCACGGTCAGCGACCTGGCCACCACCGCCGCGTCCGCCCCCGCCGTGGCCGGCACGTCGTGGCTGACGTCGTCCGCGACGTCGCTGACGGCGCAGGTGCTGCTGCCGCTGGCCGGCGGGCCGGACACCGCCGCGCCCGACGCCGCCCGGTCCGACGACGCCGCCGCTCCGGCGGACCCCGGCCCCGGCTGGCCGGCCTGGGCCGCCCTCGCGCTCGCCGCTGTCGCCCTCCTGTTCTCGCTCCGCCACCTCCTCGCCCCTCGAGAAAGAAGCACCCCGTGAAGCTCCGCACCACCGGCCTCGCCGCCACCCCCGTCGCCGCGCTGGCCCTGGCCCTCGCCGTGACCGGGTCGACCCCGGCCACCGCCGCACCCACCGCCGGGCGGGACCTGCCGGCGGCGTCGTCCAGCTCGGCCTGGCTCGCCTCGCGGCTCGTCGACGGCCTGGCCCCCGGGCCGTTCGGTCCCCGGCCCGACTACGGGCTCTCGATCGACGCGATCTACGCGCTGCACGCCTCCGGCGACGGCGAGCTCGCCGAGCCGATCCTCACCGCCCTCGACGACGAGGGGATGGCGGCGAACTTCTACAGCGCGGTCGAGTGGGACGCTGAGCGCGGGCTCGAGGAGCACCTGGCCGGGCCCACCGCCAAGACGCTCGTCGCCGCGCAGGTCGGGGGGCGCGACCCGCGCGACTTCGGCGGCCAGGACCTGGTGGCCCGCACCCTGAGCACCGTGGTCACCGCGGCCGACGTCGCCCCCGGCGGCCGGTTCGCGGCCGGCGGGGAGTTCGAGGACGGCGGGGTCGCGGCGAGCGACGTCGGCCGCGTCGTCGACTTCGGGCCCGACGTCACCTACAACAACGCCAACAGCTTCGGACAGACGCTGGCCGTCATCGGGCTCGCCCGCGCCGGCCGCCTGACCGGGCCCGTGGTCGACAAGCTGCTGTGGCAGCGCTGCGGCGCGGGCTTCTTCCGGATCTTCTACGACGGCCCCCGCAGCTGCGACGAGAGCGCGTCGGCCGCGCCGGACCGCGACGCCACCGGGCTCGGTCTCTCCGCGATGCTCGCCGCCCAGCGCTCGGGCGTCGGCGGCCTCGACGACGAGATCGCCGGGACCGTCGGCTGGCTGCTCGACGAGCAGGACGCCGGGGGCGGCTGGGGCGGCGGCGTCGGCACCGAGGCCCCCAACACCAACAGCACCGGCCTCGTCGTCCAGGCCCTCGCGGACGCCGGCGCGCCGGTGACCGCCGTCGCGGACGGCGAGGCCTACCTCGCCTCCGCGCAGGTGGGCGCCGGGGACGTCGGCACCGCCCTGGCCGGCGACGTCGGCGCGATCGCCTACACCCCGGCCGCCCGCGAGGCGGCCCGCGCCGACGGCATCGACCAGCCCGACACCTGGATCCGCGCGACCGCCCAGGCCTCGCTCGGCCTGTCGCAGGTCGGTTTCTGGGAGCTCACCGCCCCGCGCCCCGCCCGGTTCGCCGTCACGGCGCCGACCGGCTACGTGCTGCGCGGCCGCTCGATCGCGGTCCGGGCCACCGGGCTCGCCGCCGGCGAGGCCTACCGGGTCACCGTCGGGGGACGCAGCGCCGCGACCGGGACGGCGTCCGCGGACGGCGTCGTCGCCACCACCGTCGTCGTCCCCTCCGCGACCGCACCGGGCACCCGCGCCGTGGCCGTCACCGGCGCCACGTCCGAGCGCACCGGCGCCGGCAGCATCCGGGTGCTCGCCGCGAAGAAGCTGGCCGTCCGCCTGCGCGCGGCGCGGCTGCGGCCCGGCGCCCAGCAGCGGATCACCGTGCGCGGCCTGGCCGCCGGTGAGGCCGTCACCCTCCGGGTGCGCGGCAAGGTCCTGCGCGGTCGCGCCACCGCCGCGGGCGTCCTGACCCGCACCGTCCGCGTCGCCAGGCCGTTCGGCGCTGCCCGGGTGCGCGCCACCGGTGCGTTCGCCGTCCGCTCCGGCGCGGTCACCTTCCGCGTCGTGCGCCGGTGAGGCGACTCGCCTCCGCCGGCGGTGCCCTGGTCCTCGCCCTCGGGTGCGGGCTGGTCGCCGGGGTGCCGGCCCCGGCGCCCGCCACGGCGGCCGCCGCCGTCGACACCAGCAAGGGCACCCCGGGCTTCTGCCCCGACGACACCGGCGTGACGGTCGTCGTCGACTTCCAGGAGCTCGGCGGCGACCCGATCGTGCGGTGCAACCCGACCGGCAGCCGCGGCACCGGGCTCGACGCGCTCCAGGGCAGCGGCATCCAGGTGGAGGGCGTCCAGCGGTGGGGCCTGGCGTTCGTCTGCCGGGTCGAGAACCGCCCCTCGGCGGTCGAGACCCTCGCGATCGAGGGCGACGAGGACTACCGGGAGGCGTGCCTGGACACCCCGCCCGCGTCGGGCTACTGGTCCTACTGGCACGCCGGCAACAACTGTGCCTGGACCTACAGCCAGTGGGGCGTGAAGAACCGGGACTTCGTGGCGGGCGGCTTCGAGGGCTGGTCGTTCTCCCTCAACGCCCGCAACGGCGACAACCCCGGGCCGCGCGTCGCCGCGGTGCGGCCGGGCACCGAGGGCGGCCCGTGCGTCGAGCCACGCGCGGCTGCCCCGGCCGGGGAGGACCCGCTCGCGCAGCAGCAGCCCCCGGACGCGCCGGCCGCGCCGGACCCCGCACCCCCGGGCTCCCCCGGACCCGGCACCGGCCCCGACGCGGGTCAGGACCCGCCGGTCGCGCCCGGCGGCTCGGCCGGCAGGGACGACCTGCCGGCACCGAGGCCCCGCGACCCGGCCCCGCCCGCCGAGGGCCCCGGCACCGCCGCCGACCCGGCCGACGACGTGGAGTTCACCGACGGCGAGGCCGCGCCCGACGTCCGCGACACCGTCGAGAACCAGGTGGGCGCCAGCGACCTGGCGCCGTGGGTCGCGGCCGCTGCGATGCTGCTGCTGGCCGCGTCGGCCGTGCTGACCTCGCGACGACGACGGCGGGCCCGCGACGGTGCGTGACCGAGTCACCGGGGCCACCGTGGCGACCGGGGTCGTCTCGACCTACTTCCTGCCGCGCGACCTGCACCCGGTCGCGTGGTGGGTGTGGGCGCTCGGCATCGCCACCGCCGCGAGCCGCACGACGAACCCGTGGCTGCTCGGCAGCATGCTCGCCGTGGTCGCCTACGTCGTCGTCGCCCGGCGCGGCAGCGAGCCGTGGGCAATGTCGTTCCGGCTCTACGTCTACCTCGGCGTGTTCATCGTCGTGATGCGGGTGCTGTTCCGCGTCGTCTTCGGTGGCGCCGAGGGACCCACGATCCTGCTGCGGCTCCCCGAGGTCCCGCTGCCCGCCTGGGCCGCCGGGATCCGGCTGTTCGGGGACGTGTCGGCCGAGTCGGTCCTCGGTGGCCTCTACGACGGCCTGCGCCTGGCGACGATGGTGATCTGCCTCGGCGCCGCCAACGCGCTGGCCAACCCCAAGCGGCTGCTGAAGTCGATGCCGTCGGCGCTCTACGAGGTCGGCACGGCCGTCGTCGTCGCGCTGTCGGTCTTCCCCCAGCTCGCCGAGTCGGTGCTGCGCGTCAACCGCGCCCGGCGCCTGCGCGGCAGCACGTCGACGGGACGCCGGGCCCTGCGCTCGGTCGTCATCCCGGTGCTCGAGGACGCCCTCGACCGGTCGCTGCGGCTCGCCGCCTCGATGGACTCCCGGGGCTACGGCCGCGCGGGCGAGGCCACCCCGCGGCAGCGGGCGACCACCGGGCTCTTCATGGTCACCGGCCTCGTCGGGCTCTGCGTCGGCGTCTACGGCACGCTCGACGGCACCACCCCCGCCTACCTCGGCGGCCCGATGCTCGCCGTCGGCCTGCTGGTCGGGATGACCGGGTTCGTCCTGGCCGGACGCCGCGTGCAGCGCACCCGCTACCGGCCCGACCGCTGGCACCTCGCCGAGGTCGTCACCGCCGGGTCCGGGGTCCTGGTCGCGGTCCTCGTGCTCACCTCGAGCAGCGCCGACCCGGCCGCCCTCACCCCCTCGCTCCTCCAGCTCTCGTGGCCGCTGCTGGCCTGGGCGCCGCTCGCCGCGGTCTGGGTCGGGGTGCTGCCCGCGTTCCTCTCGCCGCCGCCGGTGCCGCCCCACGACGAGCTGGACGACGTCCCCGACGACCGGCTGCCGACCCACCACCACCGCGACCCCCACCAGTCGCACGACCGGCCCCACGGCCGGTCCCACGGCCGGGACGACGAGAGCGTCGGGCGCCGCCCGTGATCACCCTCGACTCCGTCTCGTTCTGGTACCACGGCCAGGAGCGACCCACCCTGCACGAGGTGGACCTGACCCTCGAGGAGGGCGAGCTGGTGCTGCTCACCGGGCGCACCGGCGCCGGCAAGTCGACCCTGCTCGGCACCCTCAACGGCTTGGTGCCGCACTTCACCGGCGGGCACCTGCAGGGCCGGGTCACCGTCGCCGGCGTCAGCACCCACGAGCGACCGCCGCGCGAGTTCGCGCACCTGGTCGGCGTCGTCGGCCAGGACCCGCTGGCCGGGTTCGTCACCGACACCGTCGAGGACGAGCTCGCCTACGGGATGGAGCAGCTCGGCGTCCGCGCCGACGTGATGCGCCGCCGCGTCGAGGAGACCCTCGACCTGCTCGGGATCGCCGAGCTGCGGCGTCGCGCCCTGCGCACCCTCTCCGGGGGCCAGCAGCAGCGCGTCGCGATCGGCGCGGTGCTCACCACCCACCCGCAGGTGCTGGTGCTCGACGAGCCGACGTCGGCGCTGGACCCCACCGCCGCGGAGGACGTCCTCGCCACCATCGCCCGGCTGGTGCAGGACCTGGGCACCACCGTCGTGCTCGCCGAGCACCGGATGGAGCGCGTGGTCCCCTTCGCCGACCGGATGCTGTTCGTCGACACCGACGGCCGCGTCGAGGTCGACGCCCCGGCCGCCCTGCTCGCCCGGACGCCGATCGCCCCGCCCATCGTCCGGCTCGGGCGCGAGGTCGGCTGGGACCCGCTGCCGCTGTCGGTCCGCGACGCGCGACGCCGGGCCGGCGCCGTCCGGGAGCGGCTCGAGGTCGCCGGCACCCCGGTCGACCCGCCCGCGAGCACGGCGCCGCCGCTGCTCGAGGCCGCCGGCGTCGTCGTCCGCTACGGACCGAAGGTCGCCGTGCGCGGGGTCGACCTGGTCCTGCGGGCCGGCACCGTGACCGCCCTGATGGGCCGCAACGGCTCCGGCAAGTCCTCGCTGCTGTGGGCGGTCCAGGGCTCCGGCCCGCGCCAGGGCGGCCGGGTCGCCGTCGCGGGGCGGGACCCGAAGGAGCTCTCCGCGGCCGGGGCGCGCGAGCTCGTCGGGCTGGTCCCGCAGTCGGCGGCCGACCTCCTCTACCTCGAGACCGTCGCTGCCGAGTGCGCCGCCGGCGACCTCGAGGCCGGCACCGGACCCGGCACCTGCGCGAGCCTGCTCGAGTCGATCGCGCCGGGCATCGACCACGCACGCCACCCGCGC
It encodes the following:
- a CDS encoding energy-coupling factor transporter transmembrane component T, with the translated sequence MRDRVTGATVATGVVSTYFLPRDLHPVAWWVWALGIATAASRTTNPWLLGSMLAVVAYVVVARRGSEPWAMSFRLYVYLGVFIVVMRVLFRVVFGGAEGPTILLRLPEVPLPAWAAGIRLFGDVSAESVLGGLYDGLRLATMVICLGAANALANPKRLLKSMPSALYEVGTAVVVALSVFPQLAESVLRVNRARRLRGSTSTGRRALRSVVIPVLEDALDRSLRLAASMDSRGYGRAGEATPRQRATTGLFMVTGLVGLCVGVYGTLDGTTPAYLGGPMLAVGLLVGMTGFVLAGRRVQRTRYRPDRWHLAEVVTAGSGVLVAVLVLTSSSADPAALTPSLLQLSWPLLAWAPLAAVWVGVLPAFLSPPPVPPHDELDDVPDDRLPTHHHRDPHQSHDRPHGRSHGRDDESVGRRP
- a CDS encoding ABC transporter ATP-binding protein, whose protein sequence is MITLDSVSFWYHGQERPTLHEVDLTLEEGELVLLTGRTGAGKSTLLGTLNGLVPHFTGGHLQGRVTVAGVSTHERPPREFAHLVGVVGQDPLAGFVTDTVEDELAYGMEQLGVRADVMRRRVEETLDLLGIAELRRRALRTLSGGQQQRVAIGAVLTTHPQVLVLDEPTSALDPTAAEDVLATIARLVQDLGTTVVLAEHRMERVVPFADRMLFVDTDGRVEVDAPAALLARTPIAPPIVRLGREVGWDPLPLSVRDARRRAGAVRERLEVAGTPVDPPASTAPPLLEAAGVVVRYGPKVAVRGVDLVLRAGTVTALMGRNGSGKSSLLWAVQGSGPRQGGRVAVAGRDPKELSAAGARELVGLVPQSAADLLYLETVAAECAAGDLEAGTGPGTCASLLESIAPGIDHARHPRDLSEGQRLALVLALQLTAAPRVMLLDEPTRGLDYTAKATFVAVVRRLAAAGRAVVVASHDVEFVAQVADRAVVMAEGEVVSEGPTRDVLGGSPAFATQVAKILGPGWLTVDEVAGALEEVP